The window GACGCGGTCGATCGCCGCGAGGCGGCGCCCGGCGTCCTTCTGCTTGAGGGGTCTGACGGTGAGCTTCATCGCTCGCCCTCCGTCGTGTCGTCCTCAGTCACGTCGTCCTCGGCCGTGTCGTCCTCAATCGTGCCGCCTTCGACCGTGATCACGCCGTTCGCGACCGCGGTCGACGCGGCCGGCCCCGGCAGTTCGAACTCCGACTCGACCGGCTCGCCGTCGCCCTCGACGACGACGATCGCCGTCTCGCCGACCGCGTCGACGCTCACGTTTGCGGCGTCGGCGCCCAGATCGGCGGCGACGATCCACCCGTCCTCGTACTCGAACCGGCGGAGCAGCGGACCGTCGCCGGTCGATCGGGTCTGTTGGTGATTCATGCTAACTACAAGTTAGGCGCGAGAGTATTTAAACTAATCGCTAAAAATCGCATGACGTGAGATTTCACGGGGCGCATCGGTGGTGTTGCGGTTCGGGGTCGTCGAGGGCCGGATCCGGTCGCTGCTCCTCCCGGCGCGGCGGCCGGCGAGGCCGCCGGACGTTTATAAACTCCCGCCCGGGAGGAGGAGTATGAAGCGGGTCACCCACGACGGCCGCGACACCGCGTACCGGGTCTCCGACCGCGGCGGCGACGGCCCGACGGTGTGTTTCGTCCACGGGAGCGGCGGGAGCAAGGACGTCTGGAAGGCGCAGGCGCGCCTGAGCGATCGGTTCCCGACCGTCGCGCTTGACCTGTCCGGACACGGCGACAGCGACGACGTGGAGACGCCGGCCGGGCCCGCGACGCTCGACGCCTACGCGGACGACGTCGTCGCGGTGGCCGCGGAGACCGGCGCGACGGTCCTCTGTGGCAACTCGCTCGGCGGCGCCGTGGCACTGCGGGTCGCCTTGGACCGCGACCGGGACCTCGACGGACTCGTCCTCGCGGGCACGGGCGCGAAGCTCGCGGTCGCCGAGCCGCTGTTGGACGCGCTCGCGACCGACTTCGACCGGTCGATCGACCTGCTCCACCAGCCCGACCGCCTCTTCCACGACCCGCCCGCGGAGTACGTCGAGCTCTCGCGCGCCGGCATGCGGGAGTGCGGCCGCGCCGTCACCGAGCGCGACTTCCGGACCTGCCACGCGTTCGACGTCCGCGACCGCTTGGACGAGGTCGCGGCGCCGTCGCTCGCGGTCGTCGGCGAGCACGACGCGCTCACCCCGCCGGAGTACCACGACTACCTCGCGGACGAAATCGACGACTGCGAGCGCGCGACGGTCGAGGGCGCCGCGCACCTCGCGATGCTCGAACGCCCCGCGGCGTTCAACGCGGTGCTCTCGACGTTCCTCGCGTGCCGCTCGGAGGGATCAGGGTAGCGACCGGCAGGGCCGGGCCCGCTGACCAGGGGGTCGAATCCGCGATCGGCGCGCCCGGAGTCGACGGTGGCGGGGCGTGGAGTTCGGGTCGAGGGGGGACGCCCCGCACCGGAACGAGTGGATCGGACAGTTATAGTCGCGCGGTACCGCTCGACGGTCGATGACTGGATATCTGGTCCTCGATGTCGTCGGTACTCACCTCGTGGTACGTGTTACCACCCAACGATATATAAACGATTCGCCGCTTCGACGGGACCTCGGCGGTCCCGTCGTGGCGCTGCCCGCCGAACCCCGACCGCGCCGCCCATCGAAACGCGGTCATGTCGCCGCCGATACGCTTTTGCGACGCCCACGCCGACCGATCGCCCATGGACGGCGACGACTCGGGACGACGGTCCGTCGGATCGGGTCCGCCTTCCGACGCGGACCGGGCGGCGAGCCGGGTCGACGACGGCGGGGAAGGAACTCCCGCGAACGGCCCCCACGGTCCCGAGAACCCCGACATCAACGACCTGCTCGCGAAGCTCGACGCCCTGAGCGACACCGTCGACGAGGGACACGAGCGCGAGAAGGTGCGCCAGACCATCTCGCTCGTTGAGCGGATGCCCGGCAGTTCGGCGTTCAGGACTCGGATCACGAAGTACACCTCCCGGGACATGGCCGAGGCGTTCGTCGGTGCGGTGCTCTTCGCGCTCCCGCTGCTCGTCGAGGGCGGCGTCTTCGAGATCGCGGCGTGGTTCGCCGCGGTGCGGCCGGGCGGCGTTCCCGTCTTCCTCCTCGCTCACGTGGGGTTCGTGCTGGTCATGACCGCCGGACTGCTGTACTTCGCGGACTTCCGGCAGATCGAGATCAGTCACCCGATCCTCGGGGTCATCCCGCGCCGGTACGCGGGGATACTTCTCGTCTCGCTTTGCACGTCCGTGTTCATGCTGCTCCTCTGGGGACGCCTCCACGAGGGGGACCCGTCGTCGCTCGAGCGCGTCTCGCGCGTGGCGGTGGTCTGGGCCGGGGGCGCGTTCGGTGCGAGCCTCGGCGACATCCTCCCGGGCGAGTCGCAGGGGGCGGACATCAACGACCTCGACTTGGACTTCGACCGCAGGGACTGACTCGCCGACCGTCGTCGACTCCCCCTTTCCACACCTTTTTCGCCGCGGCGACCGTACTCGTGTACATGTCAGCGTTACGTGACGCGCTCCGGGACCTCCCGGACGCGGTGTT is drawn from Halorubrum sp. CBA1229 and contains these coding sequences:
- a CDS encoding alpha/beta hydrolase; its protein translation is MKRVTHDGRDTAYRVSDRGGDGPTVCFVHGSGGSKDVWKAQARLSDRFPTVALDLSGHGDSDDVETPAGPATLDAYADDVVAVAAETGATVLCGNSLGGAVALRVALDRDRDLDGLVLAGTGAKLAVAEPLLDALATDFDRSIDLLHQPDRLFHDPPAEYVELSRAGMRECGRAVTERDFRTCHAFDVRDRLDEVAAPSLAVVGEHDALTPPEYHDYLADEIDDCERATVEGAAHLAMLERPAAFNAVLSTFLACRSEGSG
- a CDS encoding Hsp20/alpha crystallin family protein, yielding MNHQQTRSTGDGPLLRRFEYEDGWIVAADLGADAANVSVDAVGETAIVVVEGDGEPVESEFELPGPAASTAVANGVITVEGGTIEDDTAEDDVTEDDTTEGER
- a CDS encoding DUF2391 domain-containing protein, producing MDGDDSGRRSVGSGPPSDADRAASRVDDGGEGTPANGPHGPENPDINDLLAKLDALSDTVDEGHEREKVRQTISLVERMPGSSAFRTRITKYTSRDMAEAFVGAVLFALPLLVEGGVFEIAAWFAAVRPGGVPVFLLAHVGFVLVMTAGLLYFADFRQIEISHPILGVIPRRYAGILLVSLCTSVFMLLLWGRLHEGDPSSLERVSRVAVVWAGGAFGASLGDILPGESQGADINDLDLDFDRRD